Proteins co-encoded in one Afipia sp. P52-10 genomic window:
- the dapD gene encoding 2,3,4,5-tetrahydropyridine-2,6-dicarboxylate N-succinyltransferase: MSTTALEAAVTNAFEARDTVSTSTKGEVRDAVDSALELMDKGEARVAERQTDGKWKVHQWLKKAVLLSFRLNDMDVIPGGPGQATWWDKVPSKFEGWGPNRFRDAGFRAVPGAVVRRSAFIARNVVLMPSFVNLGAYVDESTMVDTWATVGSCAQIGKRVHISGGVGIGGVLEPLQAEPVIIEDDCFIGARSEVAEGVIVRKGAVLSMGVFLGASTKIVNRDTGEIHIGEVPEYSVVVPGSLPGKPLPNGAPGPSLYCAVIVKTVDERTRAKTSINELLRD, encoded by the coding sequence ATGTCCACGACTGCTCTGGAAGCCGCCGTCACCAATGCCTTCGAGGCGCGCGACACCGTCAGCACGTCCACGAAAGGCGAAGTGCGCGACGCGGTCGATTCCGCGCTGGAGCTGATGGACAAGGGCGAGGCGCGGGTCGCCGAGCGTCAGACCGATGGCAAATGGAAGGTGCATCAGTGGCTGAAGAAGGCCGTGCTGCTCTCCTTCCGCCTCAACGACATGGACGTGATTCCCGGCGGCCCGGGTCAGGCGACCTGGTGGGACAAGGTGCCCTCCAAATTCGAAGGCTGGGGGCCGAACCGCTTCCGTGACGCCGGCTTCCGTGCGGTGCCGGGCGCCGTGGTTCGCCGCTCCGCCTTCATCGCCCGCAACGTCGTGCTGATGCCGTCGTTCGTCAACCTCGGCGCCTATGTGGACGAGAGCACCATGGTCGACACCTGGGCGACGGTCGGCTCCTGCGCGCAGATCGGCAAGCGCGTGCACATCTCCGGCGGCGTCGGCATCGGCGGCGTGCTCGAACCGCTGCAGGCCGAACCGGTGATCATCGAAGACGATTGCTTCATCGGCGCGCGGTCGGAAGTCGCCGAAGGCGTGATCGTGCGCAAGGGCGCGGTGCTGTCGATGGGCGTGTTCCTCGGCGCCTCGACCAAGATCGTCAACCGCGACACCGGCGAGATCCACATCGGCGAAGTTCCCGAATATTCGGTGGTCGTGCCGGGTTCGTTGCCCGGCAAACCGCTGCCGAACGGCGCGCCCGGCCCCTCACTTTATTGTGCGGTGATCGTCAAGACCGTCGACGAGCGCACCCGCGCCAAAACCAGCATCAACGAATTGCTGCGCGACTGA
- a CDS encoding DUF1036 domain-containing protein yields MCAGAFAILGASLASVSPARADLKLCNRMSYVVEAAIGIDDKGATATRGWFRIDPAQCRVVAQGNINADRLLLHARALAVYGASPTPQNGSDTLCIAQGNFVIAAARNCRSGQTAAAFSEVKPALDADGHTVAYLAEGAEYDDEQARLAAIQRLLVIAGYDAAPIDGVDGPKTQNALGKFLRDRSLSAETVNAPTFFDTMIAAVQAPSTHGLTWCNDTPHRVMAAIGADDGKAIVTRGWYRIEPGKCLHPDIAGQPKRIFSFAEAVDAEGRGIAVAGKPLVWGGPTTLCTRDSKFEINEQGDCGTRGFASTGFGSVDLAGEDGKTLRLTMP; encoded by the coding sequence CTGTGCGCCGGTGCCTTCGCGATCCTCGGTGCGAGCCTCGCCTCCGTCAGCCCCGCGCGCGCCGATCTCAAGCTCTGCAATCGCATGAGCTACGTGGTCGAGGCTGCGATCGGCATCGACGACAAGGGCGCGACCGCCACTCGCGGCTGGTTCCGGATCGATCCGGCGCAGTGCCGCGTGGTCGCCCAGGGCAACATCAATGCCGATCGCCTGCTGCTGCATGCGCGAGCGCTCGCCGTCTATGGCGCCTCGCCGACCCCGCAGAACGGCTCCGACACCCTGTGCATCGCCCAGGGCAACTTCGTCATCGCCGCCGCCCGCAACTGCCGCAGCGGCCAGACCGCGGCCGCCTTCTCCGAGGTCAAACCGGCTCTGGACGCGGACGGCCACACCGTCGCCTATCTCGCCGAGGGCGCTGAATACGACGACGAGCAGGCGCGGCTCGCGGCAATCCAGCGGCTGCTGGTGATCGCCGGCTACGACGCGGCCCCGATCGACGGCGTCGACGGGCCGAAGACCCAGAACGCGCTCGGCAAGTTCCTGCGCGACCGCAGCCTGTCCGCGGAGACGGTGAATGCGCCGACCTTCTTCGACACCATGATCGCCGCCGTGCAGGCGCCCTCGACGCACGGACTGACCTGGTGCAACGACACTCCGCACCGGGTGATGGCAGCGATCGGCGCCGATGACGGCAAAGCGATCGTCACCCGCGGCTGGTACCGCATCGAGCCGGGCAAATGCCTGCACCCGGACATCGCGGGGCAGCCGAAGCGCATCTTCAGCTTCGCCGAAGCGGTCGATGCCGAGGGCCGCGGCATTGCGGTGGCCGGCAAGCCGTTGGTATGGGGTGGCCCGACCACGCTCTGCACCCGTGACAGCAAGTTCGAGATCAACGAGCAGGGCGATTGCGGAACGCGCGGCTTCGCATCCACGGGTTTCGGCTCCGTCGATCTGGCTGGCGAGGACGGCAAGACGCTGCGCCTGACAATGCCGTGA
- a CDS encoding DUF805 domain-containing protein, translating to MKPMNWKTAFFGFGGRVNRAKYWLVILANIVVWIAFIVLANILRDSVESFDGLSRISLLFGISGFTAIAFSLWTGFAVAVKRLHDRARSAWWIVLYWLVPIALGIAWLYLDDFGGLAVAGVSLAILLWGFVEIALLKGTAGANAYGPDPLAR from the coding sequence ATGAAACCTATGAATTGGAAAACCGCATTCTTCGGATTTGGCGGCCGAGTGAACCGCGCAAAATACTGGCTGGTGATCCTCGCCAACATCGTCGTCTGGATCGCCTTCATCGTTCTCGCCAACATCCTGCGCGACAGCGTCGAAAGCTTCGACGGCCTGAGCAGGATCAGCCTGTTGTTCGGCATCAGCGGATTCACCGCGATCGCCTTCAGCCTGTGGACCGGCTTCGCGGTCGCCGTGAAGCGGCTGCACGACCGCGCCCGCTCGGCCTGGTGGATCGTGCTGTACTGGCTGGTACCGATCGCGCTCGGTATCGCGTGGCTGTATCTCGACGATTTCGGCGGGCTTGCGGTCGCAGGCGTGAGCCTCGCGATCTTGCTCTGGGGCTTTGTCGAGATCGCACTGCTGAAGGGAACCGCGGGTGCGAATGCCTACGGGCCCGATCCGCTGGCGCGCTAA
- a CDS encoding pyrimidine 5'-nucleotidase — translation MTGFPARGFDHVETWVFDLDNTLYPHHINLWQQVDVRIRDYVADFLKLPPEEAFLLQKDLYRRYGTTMRGLMTEHGLDAHDYLNYVHAIDHSPLQPDVALGTAIAQLPGRKLILTNGTREHANAVLKRLGIDPHFEDIFGIIEAEFEPKPSAATYQRFFARHAIEPSRAAMFEDLARNLEVPHRFGMTTVLVVPEANRAVERQPWELEGRDAAHVDHVTDNLAGFLAAIPLVPRKQP, via the coding sequence ATGACCGGTTTTCCTGCGCGCGGCTTCGATCACGTCGAGACATGGGTGTTCGACCTCGACAACACGCTCTACCCGCATCACATCAACCTGTGGCAGCAGGTCGATGTGCGCATCCGCGACTACGTGGCCGATTTCCTCAAGCTGCCGCCGGAAGAAGCCTTCCTGCTGCAGAAGGATCTCTACAGGCGCTACGGCACGACGATGCGCGGGCTGATGACCGAGCACGGCCTCGACGCCCACGATTATCTGAACTACGTGCATGCGATCGACCATTCGCCGCTGCAGCCGGACGTGGCACTCGGCACTGCGATCGCGCAACTGCCCGGGCGCAAGCTGATCCTCACCAACGGCACCCGCGAGCATGCCAATGCTGTGCTGAAGCGGCTCGGCATTGACCCGCATTTCGAGGACATCTTCGGCATCATCGAGGCCGAGTTCGAGCCGAAGCCGTCAGCCGCGACCTACCAGCGGTTCTTCGCCCGGCATGCGATCGAGCCGTCCCGCGCGGCGATGTTCGAGGATCTCGCGCGCAATCTCGAGGTGCCGCACCGCTTCGGCATGACCACCGTGCTGGTCGTGCCCGAGGCGAACCGGGCAGTGGAGCGGCAGCCATGGGAGTTGGAAGGACGTGACGCGGCCCATGTCGATCACGTCACCGACAATCTGGCTGGCTTTCTCGCAGCGATCCCGCTGGTGCCGCGAAAACAGCCCTGA